The Glycine soja cultivar W05 chromosome 9, ASM419377v2, whole genome shotgun sequence sequence ATAATCTGACAAGTTGATTGTTGAAGTTGCATATTTGAAAAATGGGTAGTGTTTACGGGAAAATAGACTGGAAAATTTTGTAGAAGATTTTAAGATGAATTCTTCCATGTAGCATGTTAATAGTGGCTTCATAAAGTgatagttttaatttattagccattcaaatttaattaagtcTCTCAATGTGTGTTTTTCCACATCATGAAGAGGTTGGAATGGacgtggaaattgattttaaccccctttttttaaaatgcagcTCATGCTTAGGCTACAATAGTTGTGAGTGTAACATGCATACTTTTATATCTGAAGATATTCCTGgttcataacatttttttatatgagaTTTAGCTCTAGGCCTTTTGAAAGTTCTGGAGGAGGTTCTGGAACAGATGAAGCATAGCATAGCTGTTTCATTACATTATGCATTTGATTAATGATTGATGAAGCAGGGTAAATCTGGTTTACTGATATATTTGGAATCAGGCTAACAACGTATTTTTTGTGGCTCTAATTGCACCAAGTGTCAATTTGTAAACGAGACCTTGAAATAATTTTCTGTGAAAACAAGTTTTATCAATGAAATTGTTGAATCATGTTATTTTATCGTGATGATTATATTCATGTATATCAAATTTTAGGCTAGTTATGACATGTATGGTTTAGCTTTTGGAACTACAACTATGTTTTTGGTAAAAGCTAGACCTAATGTGTTCTTAAGACATTTGTAAAAGTGTAACCTAATGATAgatatttacatatattttaagtAGCACATTGTCTGTAAAAATAAAGTGGTGCAATGAAAtctattagtttttaaattgcATGAACATCTGTAGATTTTTTCTACTTTACAGTTGATCTTGTCACAcagacaaacacaaacacatacATATGTACAGATAGGATATGATTTAAAGGATGTAGCTTCTGTTGCAGCTTACAATGTCAAAACCCCTTTCGCTGTTGAATTCTCTTGAAAATGATCTATTGGTCAATATAGTTTATTTCACTGAACGTATATCATGTCTGGTTAAAAGTGgttctaattaaattatttatttcatggATTGCTTTTCAATGGAATGaaagtggatttttttttttgtgtgtgaattAGATAGTAACTTTCACTTTGAACTTTATGTTCTCTTCTCTTACTATGTCTATCAATTAATCTACCTGCCTACTTATTTTATAGGTGATGGAATTGCATACTCAGTTGGTGCCAATTTCACACCTCACATCCTTACAGTAAATGAAGGCGAGGTATTCTGTTCATTTCCTTTTAagtctatattttaaaaatagtcagATTATATTTAGCCAACTTGTGTGATGCCTTATTCAGAAGAAATGTGAAGGCCATTCATTTTGtctatttgttgaaattccatACATTTCTTTTAAATGTAATAGTATCTTACCTCTTAAATTTCTTAATTCCTTTTAGCATGTATCATATTTTACTTTCTTTATTTGGTGTAGTAATCACTCTTTATGCTTTTAATAAAGTAATATTGGTGTATATAATCAAATacctaaaatatttgtttaattatgcTTGTGTTATCCCAACTCTCAAAGTTGTGAGCATTACCCATGTGTACTAACCTCAGGATTGGTGGTTCTTAGGAAATtgaacaaaatttgaaattagcTTTCTGGAATCCATTTGTTTCTGAACAGGTTTATAATTTGAGAAGTCAGAAAGTTGTAGAAGCTTTTAGTCAAGAGGAGGAGAATAGATGAACTGATTTGTGAATGTATTTGTGATTTTCTGTGCCCTGTTTCAGGATGTTACTATGAAGATTATGTCCTTCTCTCAACAAGGATGTCAAGCAATTTGCATTCTGTCTGCAAATGGCACAATTTCAAATGTTACACTACGCCAACCAACTTCTTCTGGTGGTACTTTAACATATGAGGTTAGTTCAGTCTTCAGTCCTAAATTTCTCTATCAGCTGATGTATATGTAACATTAACCTGGCTTCTAATTCCTGATTTATCTCAGCACTATCTGTCTACAGTCTACCATTTAAGGCATCAAGTACCAAATGtcgtttttttttctgttttttttagagggggggggggggggggggggtgttgcTGTGTTGGTAAATcaagtgtttgtttttttaatatgttatcaAGTATATGATATTAAGTGAAGAATGGATGCATCTACACTAAACTGTTAGCAAAAATAAGGGTCTTCATTTAGAGTTTTTTAAAAGTTGATTCTGGCAATTGGGTGAGAATAGTTATCTTTGTTATGTGATTGGCTTCTCTTGCAATATTTTCTCTGACTGTATCAGCAGATGTTGGTAGTTGCACTAATTAGGTCATCAACTAAGATGATATTAATGTTGATAATTATGCATTAAGCCTTTGATTCGGACATGTAGAAAAAGTTGGTTCTTATCCACAAATTCAAGATCTAATATGCTTTCTTCCTTTCTTGTGTTCATAATTTTGTGTTGAATATTCTCAGTGAAAACTGAGAACTATCCCCATTGCTCGGTTTTAGTAGTGTTCAGTATCTTTTAGTTTTGAACACTATAAGTGAATATCCCTTTGCTTTCACACTTTCCACCGTTGCCTCTCATAGATGTCTTATTGTGACCTTGTTTTGTGCTTTTTGACAGTTCATGTCTTCTTGCATTCCAAATTTCTTTGGAAACTAATTATActatcacaataaaaaaatttcatgtatGGAATTAGAAATTTTATAGCCATTTAATTCACCTTAACATCACATGGAATTGATTCACATTTCACAGTTATCTTTCTATAGAGAAATGCAATCAACACTCCTTTTGACACTCAAATGAAATCCCACATTGGTTCCACTAATGATGGTGGACCCAAGTTATTGAGCGGGTCCAGCATGggattttatccaaatcagtgTTAGAAAGAGATTTTCAAATATTGTGTTGTTGCTAGCGTTCCTACCTTTATATATTGCACTTGGTTACAGCACTagataaatacataaaaaataaatatgctgGCACTTATTTTGGTGTTTCTACAGGGGCGTTTTGAAATTCTCTCCTTGTCTGGTTCATATATAACAACTGAGAATGGATTAACAAAGAGCAGATCTGGTGGGATGAGCATCTCTTTGGCCGCTCCAGATGGTCGAGTAATGGGGGGTGGATTGGCTGGTTTGCTGGTAGCTGCAGGTCCTGTGCAGGTAATTTCTGCTATAGAGGAGGATATTTGATagggtttaaaaaagaaaaagaaatacctTGTAAAATTGTTTATCAAGATTTTTTAACCTTTATTAAATAGGAAACAAGAGTAAATAGTCTATCAGTTGACAGGGTAATGGCAATGAATTTTTACAGTCATCTAATCACAAACCGTCAGGTATGATGAGTTTGTTAACTTTTACAATAAATTACcttaaaagttataacaatgattcttttattggttgactgtgtaaaaaaattgcatagAAAGTGAACTTATAGGATACTATTGGTCCAAATGATGGTTGTCCAAATTACTCTCATCATAAAGCAattgtattaaattataaacattttagGCTACTCAAATAAGAGTTATGATGGACTTTCTTGTTTAATATCAActacttaaaagaaaaatgaagaagctCCTTCTCATGCCATCTTCTGCATCAGGTTGTTGTGGCTAGTTTTGTTCCTGGTCATCAGCTGGAGCAACAGAAACCAAAGAAGCCGAGAGTGGAGCATATATCAATGGCTGCTCCGACGTATGTCAACCCTACTTCTGCTGAAGAAATAAGAATTGGTCTTGGTGGAGTAAAGCCAATCATGACACCGGCTGCTTTTCAAGTGCACCACATTTTTGGCAATGGTCAAAGCTCTGGGAACTCAGCTTCTGATGATTCAGCTCCTTTCCCTGAAAACGAGTCCAACCCTAGCCATGCAGATGCTGGAGTTGCATGCTAAACATTGTTTCCTGTCAAGTATTTGGTGTTCTACAGAGTCAAACCCCATTTAGGCTCATGCTTGACTGATGCTGACAATTAACATGACAAAAGTCTTATAGTGGGATGGATGAGTATCAGGTTGGTTTTGACTTGAGAAATTGTTCTCTTTGGTGCTAGGTATTATTAGTGTTAGGAAATCTACTTTTTAGCTTTCCATGTTTCTCTTTGGTGTTATCTAATATTGTTTATTGAGTTGTAGCAGTTAGATGTAGGATATATGTTATGCCACGTTCTTATTAGATTTTATAGATTGTTTGAAATGAGTGCATGTGGGTGCTTTCTAAACTGTAACCTAACGATATTATTTCTTGTGAAGGAGGAAATTGCATTTTAGcacttatttgttattttctccTTATTTTCCGTTACCTAAATACAATGATATCTGGTTGATTTTAGTAATGTTTATTGGAGagccattttatattttatgcccGATGGCCAAATTATGCTTTTGAGCATTTTTTACATGTTATCCATCAAGAATCTATCAGGAGTAATTGAGTAAATATGGTTGTACACTTTTACATGTGTCAACACTTGCAATGGCTACTAGTATTAAGAGTGGAAGTGGACTTTGTAGAAATCAATCTCTGGGAATTCATTTGCAAGTCACTGCAATTGCTCAAGGTCATCTAGAATTGCTTTGAATTAACTGTATGCAGAGAAATTTTCTGGCGAAGACATTTATACGAGCCACTTAGAATTGCTTTGAATTAACTACACAGTTAAAGCATCAGTTTGTTAATTTCTCAAGGTAAATCTGAAGCAAAAGCCTTTAAAGCCATGCCAGATTAAAGGTGATATAGACTTGAAACCCAAGATATTTGGAGTTTTTTGGCTCAATTTATTTGATTTCCTTcttatgttttgatgttttttttaatctacccTTTAAgtaaaagcttttttttcttttatgtattGTTGGTATACAAAATTTTTACATTGTTAAAGAATCAGGAATCATTTTAGTATGGCTGTTAAGAACTaagatgattatttttaaatttaacaaactAATTATGTATAAAGGTTTGTAA is a genomic window containing:
- the LOC114368630 gene encoding AT-hook motif nuclear-localized protein 6-like produces the protein MEEREIFSSGHAVKVVEAPQSFHVALNSVQFSGPTVESPVPSPVPASAPAPAPVSASVMNSGSTEGKKKRGRPRKYGPDGKVALSPMPISASIPLTGDFSAWKRGRGKPLESIKKSFKFYEAGGAGPGDGIAYSVGANFTPHILTVNEGEDVTMKIMSFSQQGCQAICILSANGTISNVTLRQPTSSGGTLTYEGRFEILSLSGSYITTENGLTKSRSGGMSISLAAPDGRVMGGGLAGLLVAAGPVQVVVASFVPGHQLEQQKPKKPRVEHISMAAPTYVNPTSAEEIRIGLGGVKPIMTPAAFQVHHIFGNGQSSGNSASDDSAPFPENESNPSHADAGVAC